GACGGGACTTTTAAGTCTTTCTGTGTCTATTCGGGGGTCGGGGTACAATTTTCTAGTCGTGTGTAGTTGTTTGATCAAGATCTTGATTGACGTCGTGCATCAAAGAGAGCTTGGAGCTCCCCCACCATCTCTGGCCCCTCCAAAAGTTGGCTACCCTAGAGAATTTCGCATCTTCGCTGAGTCACTCGCCGAGGTGGCCGAGAATTGCATTATAGGTGAACCACGTGGCCGGGGACCTCAGATATTCCCGACGGGAACAGTTCCCGAGAAGTGTGCGAGATTTTTATGTCAGGTTGGATGCAAGAttcttgttgatggtggatgtTCGGATTCTCTCTGCTGAAGCGCGCACCTGCATGCTGCGTGTGTTGAAGCATGAGCGCTTTCATAGGAGGAACTAGAGCCCCCACGCATGACCATTCATGCAGGAGGTGAGTGGCAGGTGAGCGGTAGGTGAGTGTTTGGCTTAGTCGAGAGATGGTATCCATAAAATGTATCCGGTCCATGTTAGCAGAATTCACGGATGAAGGGATGGAGGATCAAGTCTGGACGGAGCCAACCAGCCGTCCTCCGTCCACCGTTGCCCGGCCCATTCATTGTCGATCCGTCTCTCTACCGTTGTACTGTACCCCTCCCCCAGGTTTTTTCTCGCTATTGAATGGTGGCCAGGATGAAACCATTCTTCGTCGGTAGGTTGCGGTGAGGACTGCCCTGTGCCTGGTTACCGCGCCAATTGCTGGCAGTTTTGTTGAAAGAAGCAATTCTGGCCATTCTGCCGGTCTCGTTGTAAGTGACCATGAGGGTGCTCCGGAGGAGTGGCAAGCCCTGATGAAGAGCTGCAACCGGGAATACCGGAGCAATTGACGTAGGTTAAACAAAACCTGTGACGACAATAATTCAGATCAAACAGAAGCCGAATTCATGCCGCTTGATCAACTGGATATTGACCAATGCAGCATCGATTGCCGCGTCCGTTGCTCCGTGTCTTTCTCGAAATTCCGAACCTCGCCCGGCCACTCATCGCCATGCCCCTCCACCAGGCTAAACCCCAAGAGGCATAATCTGGGCCCCTCGAAGCGCTGCTGGAGCTCCCACACCCCCCATCttccgcttcttcctccccgtATTTAAACTGCTCATCACCAAAGCCTCaaccatcctcttcttctccccccctccatccctcgtccttttctttctcccAATTGACTCTTTAGAACTCTCAAGAGTAAATCGCCAAAATGTTCGCCGCCTCTCGTATCCAGCGACGTGCTTTCTCCGCCACTGCGCGAGACGTAAGTAGATATCCTCCTCCCGTTGACCTGCATTGCGACTTGTTTATGTCGCTCGCCGTTTTTTCCCCTTCACCGAGCGAGACCGGCCCGGTCGTCACCGGAGCCTCATGAAGTCTTCCTACGACCTCATGAGCTTCGCAATGGCCAAAGACCAGGCAATCTCTTCACTCACAAAACCTTCTCGTGCTGACCCTCTTGTAGCTCTCCAAGGTCACCGTCCTCGGTGCTGCCGGCGGTATCGGCCagcctctctccctcctcctcaagctcaaccccCGTGTCACTGAGCTCGCTCTCTACGACATCCGTGGCGGACCCGGTACGTAACGACACCCTCATTGCACAATCTTTCGATTGCTGCCCGCAGCGATTGCAATCATCATGCTTCGGCTGAGCGACGCCCGCACGCACTGGCCATCTCGCACCTCGCTCATCCGAGGCCCCAGACGACCCATCATGCCACCTCATCCCGATCTAGATCAATCTCAGCTAACAGCCTTGTTCCCCCGCAGGTGTCGCCGCTGACATCTCCCACGTCAACACCAAGTCCACCGTCAAGGGTTATGAGCCCAGCCCCGCTGGCCTCGCTGATGCCCTCAAGGGCGCCGAGGTTGTCCTGATCCCCGCTGGTGTCCCCCGCAAGCCCGGCATGACCCGTGACgatctcttcaacaccaacgcctCCATCGTCCGTgacctcgccaaggccgccgccgagtccgcccccaaggccaagctcctcatcatctccaaccccGTCAACTCCACCGTCCCCATCTGCGCCGAGGTCTTCAAGTCCAAGGGTGTCTACAACCCCAAGACCCTCTTCGGTGTCACCACCCTCGACGTTGTCCGTGCCTCGCGCTTCGTCTCCGAGATCAAGGGCACCGACCCCAAGGACGAGAACATCACCGTTGTCGGTGGCCACTCCGGTGTCACCATCgtccctctcttctcccagAGCAACCACCCCGACCTGAGCTCCAACGCTGAGCTCGTCAAGCGTGTCCAGTTCGGTGGTGACGAGGTCGTCAAGGCTAAGGACGGTGCTGGCTCTGCCACTCTCTCCATGGCTATGGCTGGTGCCCGCATGGCTGACTCCATCCTCCGCGCCGTTCAGGGCGAGAAGGGTGTCGTCGAGCCCGCCTTTGTCGAGTCTCCTCTCTACAAGGACCAGGGTATTGAGTTCTTCAGCTCCCGCGTCGAGCTCGGCCCCGAGGGTGTTGAGAAGATCCACCCCATCGGCAAGGTCGATgccaacgaggagaagctcgtcgaggccTGCCTGGGTgacctcaagaagaacatcgAGAAGGGTGTTGCCTTCGTTGCCTCCAACCCCGGCAACTAAATCCGCTCCCAACTTTCTAGTTGATGGAGAATGACCTGGCGTAAGACATTGGGATATGTGGTGAAAATGGGAAAAATTAAGGACGAGGGCGATTTGTCTGTCACTGTGTGTACGGATGCCGTTCGTGTAAGGATTGGGAAAAAAGGAAAACGGGGGTGTATGAGCGATTGATATACCCAtcatctttttcttcccGCTGTTCTACCACTGCCATAGACTTGGAGATCTGGTCTCTGTCTGTACCATAGCAATGAATGAAAAAATACCCAATATCTGAGTGCCGGTGATGATTTGTCTGCTGTCAAGTCCTGACGGGCCATCTTGGCGTTGCTTCCCCTAAACATGGATCATGACACCTATGTTGACGGAATCATGAGTGTTGCCCTCAGCCTATCAGGTAGCTGCGAAGAATTAGCTAAATATTGGGAATGCTTGAGCAGGCGATTGGAACAGgtatttataaaaaaaaaaagattgGCTATGTTTCATGATCAAGTCTATCACAACTCCATCAATATTATACAACACACCCCCACCAcccatcctccatctgcaCCTCTCATCGTCCTCCGTCTAGTTAGTGTATGTCGACTCATGTCTAAACCCTCACAAATCTAAACCATCAAACCCTCATCATACCATGGAATGCCCATTACTATGTAACACGGCGTCCACTTAAGCCCTGGCCGCTCTCCACTCCTCAATCTTTCTCCTCcgctcctcaaccttcctctcaaactcggccaccttctccatcctcttcttctcatcttcctcctccttcttcttctgagcGGCAGCCCGTCGAACCGCCTCTCGGGCGAGCTGGTCGGGTCTTCGCTCAGCAATATCTCTGGGTCGGTAGTCGCTGAAGAACTTCTTCAGGCCGACCTCAATGATCCAGCAAGCTGCATAGTCGATGACCATGACGGCCGTCATGTTGGTCTTGAACTCTTCCGAGAAGGGAACAAGCTTCATGCCCGAGTTGATGTCGGGGAAGAGCTCGAGAGCGCAGGCAAAGGCCAGGCCAGAGACACCGACGATACCGTAGAACATGCCCTTGTTCTCCGAGAGGGACTCACGGAAGGGACGGCCCTGGTAGTTGATGGCAAATGTCGAGATCTGCTGGATAAGCTGGAGGAGATAGACAGCTGAGTTGaggagagaaggagagaattcggcctcgaggtcaatGTCATCAGAGCGACTATCAAATGTTAGCTTGAGAAGACAAATGTATGAATGTTGGCAACTTACGGGTCAAGGCGATCGCACAGGCGTGCAATGTAGATGAGGGTGACAATGTGGACGGCAAACTGTCCCAGAATAGAGCCAATGATATAAACGTTGAAGATGTTGGGCTGAGGACGTTCCTTGCTCAGACCCTCGACAACACGGGCGCGAGAGATGCTCAGGAAGCAGACGGACATGAGCATACCACTGATGGTGTACTGAGTGTCGCCAAACTTGATACCCTCGAGGTACAGGACAGACAGGGAGTAGGCGGTGATAAGACAGTTGAGGGCGAGAATCTTGTACATCTGAATGGTGGCAACGAGAGTGCAACGACCCTGTCGGATAATGTTGGGCACGGCAATGACGTTTCGCAGCTTCGAGGTGAAAGGGGCAGCAACAGAGGCGTCACCGAGCTTCAGAGTAGGtggctcatcatctccaaggtcAGCCTCCATCATACCAGACGCAAGCTTGTCGGCGAATCCAGCggccttgttgttgatctcgGCTTGACGAGCGGCACGAGGGTCCGAGTTGATGAGCTGCTGGGCACCGGGAGAGGTGATGGTCTCGAGAGCATGGCCCTGGGACTTGGCGTACTCCTCGGGAGTCacgttcttcttcttggcctcgcgTTCGATGGCCTTCTGGAACTGAGGGTTGGTGGGACCAGGAGGGTACAGGTGGGCAATCAGGGCGGGAACAGGGGGAGGGGGCTGGTTGAAGCGGGCCATCAGCTCGATCTGCTTTTGGtacatctccttcatcttgctgTTGCGAGCGTGCTCGGCAATGCGGGTAAGATCCTCGGGGGTTCCGTTCAAGAGGGCAATACCAATGTGAGCCTGCTTCAAGGCACCGACGTCGTTGGTGCCGTCACCAGCCATCAGAGTGTAGTAACCCATATCCTTGAGACCGAGAAGAATGTCCTCCTTCTGCTTGGGGGAAACACGAGCGTAGACCCAGGTGTGTCGGAGGAGAGAGTTCCAGGCAGCCTggtccttgaacttggcgaggGCGTAACCAGTAACACAGATATCCTTGGTGCGGAGAATCTCGGGGTCAAGGGGCTTGGAGGGATCAACCTTGATGCTGACCTTGTCATCGACGCTCTTCCACACAAGCTTCTCGCCGCCAGCGTTGTCCTCAGGGGCATCAAGAATGAGAACCTCACGGTCAACGATCTCGACCTCTCGAGCGACGTGAACAGCGGTAAGAGGGTTGTCTCCGGTAATCATGACCACACGGTGGCTGCTCTCGTTCAACATCTGAACAGCTTCCTTGGCATCATCCTTGAGGGGGCAGTGGAGCACGAGGAAGCCGGCAAAAGTCAAGTCACACTCAACCTTCTCTCGCTTCAGTTCATTGATCCTAGCAGAGCCCAGTTCGGAGTCATGGGTAAGCTGCTTGTAGGCGAGGGCCAGAACACGAGAACCCTTGCGAGTAAAGTACTTGTAGGTCTCCTCGTAGTCGTGGGGAACAGTGGTAAGCATCTTTTGGATAGTCTCAGGCGCACCCTTGACACCGGCGAAGGTGCCCCTAATCTTGTGACCATTCTTGATATCGTTGCCGTGAACCATGGCGACCGAACTCTGACGCTTGAGGGCCGAAGAGAACTGGAATCGACGCTTGATCTGAACGGTACCGTGGGTGGTGCCAGCTTTGTTTGTACTCATGAGGGTGTCATTTCGGCCAAGAGTCCAGCCGAGAGAAGTAAGGGTAGCCTTCTCCATGGGGTCACCAACAATTTCTCCCTCGTCAAGCTTAACCAGGGCGTGGGCAGTGGCAAGAACGAGCTTGGTCTCCAGGCTGGCCTCGGTGACAGCAGTCATGGTGGAGTGGGCGCCATCAGCCTCCTTGgtgtccttgatctcatcgtGTCCAAGAGCAAGACCGGCAATACCCTCAACAACGAGGTCCTCACCAGTCAGAGTACCAGTCTTGTCGAAGCAGGCCACATCGACGCGGCCAGCAAAGGGAATACGGAAAGGCTCAGTACAGAAGATGGCAAGCTTGGCGAGAGCGGCCAAACTGGTGTTGACGGCAAGACTAAGCTCCATGGGAAGCTCAGGAGGAACGACACTGGTGACAATCAAGACGCAGTCCAGCATGAGCTTGGAGCGCTTGCGATCCTTGCGGACACCCTCATCCCAGACATACCAGGCGGCGGCAATggcgaagatgaggaggaacagaatgaagaagagagcCTCGGCGTTGTTGGCAGAGACTCGCTCGGTGGAGTAGATCATGGTTCGCACCAGGTTACCCTGGGAAGTCTCAAAACCGGTCTTCATCACAATAGCCATGGCGCCGTTGtcaggaggagggggaaCACCGGAAGAGAGCTTGGGCTTCTCTTGATCGGGGTTTCCGTGAGTAACCTGGAGGACCTTGGTGCCTCCCCAGAGGAAAGCGTTCTTGTCGAGACCCTCGGTGTCCAAGGAGACATCAGATGGGCGAAGCTGGATCGAGTCCTTGAGGAGAGGAGTACTCTCACCAGAGAGCATAGCCTCGTTGACAATGGCGGTTCCCTCAACCAGAAGCATGTCGCAGGCGACACCGCTGTCCTCCTTGGTTCGGCCAACAGAAACAAGATCGccgggaagaagatggtcaCTCTGGATCTCGGTCCACTTGCCAAGTCGGAACACCCACATATCGTAGGGCTTGATGCTCATGCCGCGGAATTCGTTAAGGGTACGCTGGCGCTGCCAGACAACAGTGCTCTCGAAGGCGACGAGCATGAAGAGAGTGAAGAGCGAGTAGTACCAGTATTCATCGAGCATCCAGAGACCAACACAGAAGATCTGGAAGACAAAGAAGGGCGCAACGGCGTGCTCCTTGAACAGCTCGGTGAAGGTAGGGACGGGAATATCAAAGGTGTTGAGGCCATAGTGCTGCTCGATGCGCGACAACTCGACTTGGGTCTGGATACCCTTGGCGGTCTGGAAGTGGCCGATGGTGGCCTTGGGCTCGGCGTCGATGTCGAACTTGAGCGTACCAAACGACTTTGTCTCGGGGTCGTAGAGGAAACGGcgcttctggaagaggaaCGAGGTGTTGAGCTTGCCGCCAGCCTGGGTCGACTATGTTAGTTACAGTTTGGAAATTGAGGTCAGAAGAATCTCCCCACCTTGTCGCGAACCAGCTTGCAAATCTCGGCAGACccggcgttggcgatggGAATGACCTTGATCAACTGCGCATCCTCAatgtccttggccttggaggccGTGAAGCTGGCCTCAAGGCCGACGCTCCAGTGGGTGCTGAGCCATGTCAGGGTCtggagggtgatgatggtaCCGCACCAGAAGACGGTCCATTCCTCTGCGCCAATGTGCTTCTCGTAGAGGTCGGGTGTCAAGTAGAAGGCCAGGAAGATGGGCCAGATGATGGCGAAAGGCCAGACGTAGGCGTGGAACTGAAAGGGCAGCGGGCGCAACAGCTCGGCCTGCTTTATCTGGGGGTTGTCGACGAGGGGCGCCATCGTGGGCGGAGTGGACGAGACGGTTGAGTCTCTCTCTGCTGGGAAGTATCAAATGGACAACAATcaagagaggaaagagaatAGATTAGATGAAGCCAAGAATGGCCGAGTCGAATGAGGCGCGCCGCGAGTTGGTGGAAGATGCCCGCCTCTGCCAATTTGTCGTGTCGAGTGCAAGTCCAAGCCACAAGTCGCGATCTGTACTTTTTGGCCGATGCGTTCTCATGGTGGAGACGGACGGTCCGGCCTCTCGGGGCTTGCCATGCACCGATATCATCACGTGATTTAAATGTCACCGTCCACCATCTGATCTGTTCCTACGCCGCACGCCATTTCCAAACGTGTCCATGGTCTTCTAAAGACACGACACCACAACCTGACTTCTCAGGAGAGGTTTACAATGTCATTCTCTAGCGCGTGTTTGAATTCGCCGAGCTAAGGAGACTTTGGTCCTTGAGCATTCCGCCCCCGGAATCCCGGACTCGTATCCAACATGGATGGCGGAGCGGGGCGGAATCACGGAGTGGCCTCCGCTTACACAACACCTCGCGATATCTCGCCAATGCGCGAAGCGAGAACGTTAATGGCTTCGCTTCGCAAGACTTGAACTTGATTACTGAGCGTAACGAGTTTCCACTGAATAATCTTTTAGTACTGTTGCATTATCAATCCTTCAGAGACGCCACCAACAAACTCGCTGTGATTTCAACGCCCTTGAGCCACCGCATGAATTGAGAAGCAGCTTAACAACGTTAAAGTTCACGGTCTTGAGGGTCGACCCCTGTCAGCTATTCAATGTCCAAACGAACCCGCCAATAGAGGCCCCTGCAATTGTGGGAATTGAGATCGGTATGAGTTAGGACGATTCGCGATTGATCCGTCAACTAGTTTAGCTACTATTTGATGCGCATCTATCAATCCGGCTTGGTTGTCTATATAATGGCCCAAGGTGATCCTGTTCATCTCAGATACCAACCCAACAATTCATCTCAACTTCACTTCCATCGCTTGCTTTTATCACCTACTCACATCCCACACAATGGCCACTCTGAGATACGACCCCGAATTCGCCAAGGCATTGGAACCTCTCAGATCCAAGCGTCCCTCAGGCCCTCCTCAAACTGCCTTGGAAATCCGTCGGAACAATGACTCTCTCTTTGAAAACATGTTCCCCAAGGCGCCCTCGGCCGAAATCATCCAACAGACCGATTACACCATCCAGAGTTATGATGGTGCAAAGATCTTGCTCCGCCGCTTTGCCAAGCCTGAGCACCTCTCGGCCAAGGAGCCTCTGCCTGCGATTCTTTCCATTCATGGCGGTGGCTTCGTCTCGGGAAGTGTAGATGCCTGTGCTGGACTGGTCGCCAGCAAGGTTCTTGCGGCCGA
This Fusarium keratoplasticum isolate Fu6.1 chromosome 6, whole genome shotgun sequence DNA region includes the following protein-coding sequences:
- a CDS encoding malate dehydrogenase yields the protein MFAASRIQRRAFSATARDLSKVTVLGAAGGIGQPLSLLLKLNPRVTELALYDIRGGPGVAADISHVNTKSTVKGYEPSPAGLADALKGAEVVLIPAGVPRKPGMTRDDLFNTNASIVRDLAKAAAESAPKAKLLIISNPVNSTVPICAEVFKSKGVYNPKTLFGVTTLDVVRASRFVSEIKGTDPKDENITVVGGHSGVTIVPLFSQSNHPDLSSNAELVKRVQFGGDEVVKAKDGAGSATLSMAMAGARMADSILRAVQGEKGVVEPAFVESPLYKDQGIEFFSSRVELGPEGVEKIHPIGKVDANEEKLVEACLGDLKKNIEKGVAFVASNPGN